A window of Natrinema versiforme contains these coding sequences:
- the hisB gene encoding imidazoleglycerol-phosphate dehydratase HisB — protein sequence MSERTATVTRETAETAIECTLEIDGSGAAAIDTGIGFFDHMLTSFAKHGLFDLEVDCDGDLEIDDHHTVEDVAIVLGEAVDEALGDRSGIVRYADRRVPLDEAVAGAVVDVSGRPRFYFDGEFSQAEIGEFTSDMARHFGESLAMNAGLTLHLEVDGENAHHEVEALFKALARSLDDATRLDERRDGTPSTKGTL from the coding sequence ATGAGCGAGCGAACGGCAACGGTCACGCGCGAGACGGCCGAGACGGCAATCGAGTGTACGCTCGAGATCGACGGGAGCGGCGCGGCCGCGATCGACACCGGGATCGGCTTCTTCGATCACATGCTGACGTCGTTCGCCAAACACGGCCTGTTCGACCTCGAGGTCGACTGCGACGGCGACCTCGAGATCGACGACCACCACACGGTCGAGGATGTCGCGATCGTGCTCGGGGAGGCCGTCGACGAGGCGCTGGGCGATCGCTCGGGGATCGTCCGGTACGCGGACCGGCGGGTGCCGCTGGACGAGGCCGTCGCGGGCGCGGTCGTCGACGTGAGCGGGCGACCGCGGTTCTATTTCGACGGGGAGTTCTCGCAGGCGGAAATCGGCGAGTTCACCAGCGACATGGCGCGTCACTTCGGGGAATCGCTCGCGATGAACGCCGGTCTGACGCTGCACCTCGAGGTCGACGGTGAGAATGCCCACCACGAGGTCGAGGCGCTGTTCAAGGCGCTCGCACGAAGCCTCGACGACGCGACGCGGCTCGACGAGCGGCGGGACGGGACGCCCAGTACGAAGGGAACCCTCTAG
- a CDS encoding TrkH family potassium uptake protein, which produces MTIRVDWRSSCSLTGTVLKWLAVPLGGPLALALVDGDDPVPFFLTIVVTVVFGTALERLTADREIQQREAFLMVALTWLGVALVGAIPFLVAGDGVLARPVNAVFESTSGVTTTGATVIEDFGAHSRAIMLWRAVLQWLGGLGILIVAIGLFSHLLVGGAQLMETESQTQNVHKLRPHLDETARLIWGLYIGLTVLTTLALFALSLVGLAPEMDLYNAVAHALTSVSTAGFSPQPDSIGAFSASVQWTLIPVMFLGATNFVLLYAVTQGDIRRPLESDEFRFYAGLLASITAIVVAMLVLDPDLAMGLEPTVRHGLFNVVSMLTTTGYASVNFDLWSPGAKHMLFLCMFTGGMAGSTTCSIKSLRWLVILKGFRRTLFTAVHPNAVRPLRLDDSVVDEETIGDVFTYVTLALVIFFLLTVVIVVDAARVGNPVDEFDALGAAASIFLNIGPAFGVAGPFDNYLAFSPLTRAIMIVMMWIGRIEIIPVLVLLTPEFWRS; this is translated from the coding sequence ATGACGATTCGCGTCGATTGGCGCTCGAGTTGTAGCCTCACCGGGACGGTCCTGAAGTGGCTCGCCGTCCCACTGGGTGGACCGCTCGCCCTCGCTCTCGTCGACGGCGACGATCCGGTCCCGTTTTTCCTCACCATCGTCGTCACCGTCGTCTTCGGGACCGCCCTCGAGAGACTGACCGCCGATCGCGAGATTCAACAACGGGAGGCGTTCCTGATGGTCGCCCTGACGTGGCTCGGGGTCGCGCTGGTCGGCGCGATCCCGTTTCTCGTCGCGGGCGACGGGGTGCTCGCACGACCCGTCAACGCCGTCTTCGAGAGCACCAGCGGCGTAACGACGACGGGCGCGACCGTCATCGAGGACTTCGGCGCACACTCGCGGGCGATCATGCTCTGGCGGGCGGTCCTCCAGTGGCTCGGCGGCCTCGGGATCCTGATCGTCGCCATCGGCCTGTTCTCGCACCTGCTCGTCGGCGGTGCCCAGCTGATGGAGACCGAATCGCAGACCCAGAACGTCCACAAGCTCCGCCCCCATCTCGACGAGACCGCACGGCTTATCTGGGGGTTGTACATCGGCCTGACGGTCCTCACGACGCTCGCGCTCTTCGCGCTCTCCCTCGTCGGTCTCGCGCCGGAGATGGACCTCTACAACGCCGTCGCGCACGCGCTTACCAGCGTCTCCACCGCCGGATTCTCGCCCCAACCCGACAGCATCGGCGCGTTCTCCGCGTCGGTCCAGTGGACGCTGATCCCGGTCATGTTCCTCGGCGCGACCAACTTCGTGCTCCTCTATGCCGTGACCCAAGGCGATATCCGCCGGCCGCTCGAGTCCGACGAATTCCGGTTCTACGCCGGCCTCCTCGCGTCGATTACGGCGATCGTCGTTGCCATGCTCGTGCTCGACCCCGATCTCGCGATGGGGCTCGAGCCGACGGTCCGTCACGGGCTGTTCAACGTGGTCTCGATGCTGACGACGACGGGCTACGCCTCGGTCAACTTCGATCTCTGGTCGCCCGGCGCGAAGCACATGCTGTTCCTCTGTATGTTCACCGGCGGGATGGCCGGATCGACGACGTGTTCGATCAAGTCGCTCCGCTGGCTGGTCATTCTGAAGGGGTTCCGCCGGACCCTGTTCACCGCCGTTCATCCGAACGCCGTGCGGCCGCTCCGGCTCGACGACTCGGTGGTCGACGAGGAGACGATCGGCGACGTCTTCACGTACGTCACCCTCGCGCTGGTCATCTTCTTCCTGCTCACGGTCGTGATCGTCGTCGACGCTGCCCGCGTCGGGAACCCGGTCGACGAGTTCGACGCCCTCGGCGCGGCCGCCTCGATCTTCCTCAACATCGGCCCCGCGTTCGGCGTCGCCGGCCCGTTCGACAACTACCTGGCCTTTTCGCCGCTGACCCGTGCGATCATGATCGTCATGATGTGGATCGGCCGCATCGAGATCATCCCCGTTCTCGTGCTGTTGACGCCGGAGTTCTGGCGTTCCTAA
- the hisA gene encoding 1-(5-phosphoribosyl)-5-[(5-phosphoribosylamino)methylideneamino]imidazole-4-carboxamide isomerase, whose translation MSVGETVAFTRVGLADTGMTSDDTSGEFGAFEVIPAVDIQDGEVVQLVQGERGTEKSYGDPVEAAQRWIEAGAETLHLVDLDGAFEGERANADAIEAVIDAVDVPTQLGGGIRTAEDATDLLERGVDRVILGTAAVENPEIVAEISETHPDSVVVSLDAKDGEVVVEGWTEGAGISPVEAAERYAELGAAAILFTNVDVEGRLEGVATDPVRELVDATEIPVIASGGVATLADVRDLEAAGAAAVVVGSALYEGNFTLAEAQAAVDAGE comes from the coding sequence ATGTCGGTCGGCGAAACCGTCGCCTTTACTCGCGTCGGCCTCGCGGACACGGGTATGACCAGCGACGACACGAGCGGCGAGTTCGGGGCGTTCGAGGTGATTCCGGCGGTCGACATTCAAGATGGCGAAGTCGTCCAACTCGTGCAGGGAGAGCGCGGGACGGAGAAGAGCTACGGTGATCCCGTCGAGGCCGCCCAACGGTGGATCGAGGCCGGCGCGGAAACGCTCCACCTCGTCGACCTCGACGGCGCGTTCGAGGGCGAGCGGGCGAACGCCGACGCCATCGAGGCGGTGATCGACGCCGTCGACGTGCCGACGCAACTCGGCGGGGGAATCCGTACGGCCGAGGACGCCACGGACCTCCTCGAGCGCGGCGTCGACCGCGTCATCCTCGGCACTGCGGCGGTCGAGAATCCGGAGATCGTCGCGGAAATCAGTGAAACGCACCCCGACAGCGTGGTCGTCAGCCTCGACGCGAAAGACGGCGAGGTCGTCGTCGAGGGCTGGACCGAAGGCGCCGGGATTTCGCCGGTCGAGGCCGCCGAGCGATACGCGGAACTGGGGGCCGCCGCGATTCTCTTCACCAACGTCGACGTCGAGGGCCGACTCGAGGGCGTCGCGACCGATCCCGTCCGCGAACTGGTCGATGCGACCGAGATCCCCGTGATCGCCAGCGGCGGGGTGGCGACGCTCGCGGACGTGCGCGACCTCGAGGCGGCCGGCGCGGCGGCCGTCGTCGTCGGCAGCGCGCTGTACGAGGGCAACTTCACGCTCGCGGAAGCGCAGGCTGCGGTCGACGCGGGCGAGTAA
- a CDS encoding SLC13 family permease gives MALSACDFLAQAIATQSDVTTDMLVVFGVVAVALVLFLTERLPIDVTAILLIVILVVLEPWTGVDPETGISGFANEATITVLAMLILSGGISRTGIVQELGRRMADFAGDSLRKQLFAVVAATSPVSGFLNNTPVVALLVPVVTDVANRGNTSPSKLLIPLSYASQMGGMLTLIGTSTNILASDVSARLGSEYPELHRFSMFEFTQLGAIVVVVGSLYLIFVGHYLLPERVPPRADYLESYAVGDYVADVAVVPGSPLVGETVRDASEMLGPDIDVVQVVRDEVRSVAPRQATSLREGDVLVVRTDRDAITTLEDAEGVEPVGRPNGAADLSTSDGVLTELVVSLDSRLVGERLDLEAFREEYDAAVLGLRSRGELVGERIVGRRLGVGDTLLVQAPPDTLDRLARGEDVIVAREPPCPDYRTDKAPIAVAIMLGVVAVAALEIYPILIAALAGVVAMVVTGVLEPNELYDAVEWDIIFLLAGVIPLGVALEGSGAAGYLAWLVVQSAGFLPPIAVLWLFYILTGLLTEVISNNASVVLLIPVAAAAAAGIGANPFAFVLAVTFAASTAFLGPIGYQTNLFVYGPGGYRFGDYARIGAPLQFVLSIVTVLGIAFFWGV, from the coding sequence ATGGCGCTGTCGGCGTGCGATTTCCTCGCGCAAGCGATCGCGACCCAGTCCGACGTGACGACCGACATGCTCGTCGTCTTCGGCGTCGTCGCCGTCGCGCTTGTCCTCTTTCTCACCGAGCGCCTGCCGATCGACGTGACCGCGATCCTGTTGATCGTGATCCTCGTCGTCCTCGAGCCGTGGACCGGCGTCGATCCCGAGACGGGCATCTCCGGGTTCGCGAACGAGGCGACGATCACCGTGCTGGCGATGTTGATCCTGAGCGGCGGCATCAGTCGGACGGGGATCGTCCAGGAACTCGGGCGCCGAATGGCGGATTTCGCGGGCGACAGCCTCCGAAAGCAGCTGTTCGCGGTCGTCGCCGCGACCAGTCCCGTCTCCGGCTTCCTGAACAACACGCCGGTCGTCGCGCTCTTGGTGCCGGTCGTCACCGATGTCGCGAACAGGGGGAACACGTCGCCCTCGAAACTGCTCATCCCGCTTTCCTACGCCTCGCAGATGGGCGGCATGCTCACGCTTATCGGCACCTCGACGAACATCCTCGCGAGCGATGTCAGTGCCCGTCTCGGCTCCGAGTATCCCGAACTCCACCGGTTCTCGATGTTCGAGTTCACCCAACTCGGTGCCATCGTCGTCGTCGTCGGCTCGCTGTACCTGATCTTCGTCGGCCACTACCTCCTGCCCGAGCGGGTCCCACCGCGTGCCGACTACCTCGAGTCTTACGCGGTCGGCGATTACGTGGCCGACGTGGCCGTCGTCCCCGGCTCCCCGCTGGTCGGCGAGACGGTCCGCGACGCGAGCGAGATGCTCGGCCCCGACATCGACGTCGTGCAGGTGGTCCGCGACGAGGTGCGCTCGGTCGCCCCGCGACAGGCGACTTCCCTTCGGGAGGGCGACGTGCTCGTCGTCCGGACGGACCGGGACGCGATCACGACGCTCGAGGACGCCGAGGGGGTCGAACCCGTCGGCCGACCGAACGGTGCGGCGGACCTCTCGACTTCTGACGGCGTGCTCACGGAACTGGTCGTCTCGCTCGACTCGCGGCTCGTGGGCGAGCGCCTCGACCTCGAGGCGTTCCGCGAGGAGTACGACGCCGCCGTCCTCGGACTGCGGAGCCGCGGCGAACTCGTCGGCGAGCGCATCGTCGGACGACGGCTCGGCGTCGGCGATACGCTGCTCGTACAGGCCCCGCCGGATACACTCGACCGACTCGCTCGCGGGGAGGACGTGATCGTCGCCCGCGAACCGCCCTGCCCCGACTACCGGACCGACAAGGCACCGATCGCCGTCGCCATCATGCTCGGCGTCGTCGCCGTCGCCGCCCTCGAGATCTACCCGATCCTCATCGCCGCACTCGCCGGCGTCGTCGCGATGGTCGTCACGGGCGTCCTCGAGCCGAACGAGCTCTACGACGCCGTCGAGTGGGACATCATCTTCCTGCTCGCGGGGGTGATCCCGCTGGGGGTCGCCCTCGAGGGGTCGGGCGCGGCCGGCTACCTCGCGTGGCTGGTCGTCCAGTCGGCGGGCTTTCTGCCGCCGATCGCGGTGCTGTGGCTGTTCTACATCCTGACCGGGCTGCTCACGGAAGTCATCAGTAACAACGCGAGCGTCGTGCTGCTCATCCCGGTCGCGGCGGCCGCCGCGGCGGGCATCGGCGCGAACCCGTTCGCGTTCGTGCTGGCGGTGACCTTCGCCGCGAGCACCGCCTTTCTGGGCCCGATCGGCTACCAGACGAACCTGTTCGTCTACGGCCCCGGCGGCTACCGCTTCGGCGACTACGCGCGGATCGGCGCGCCGCTACAGTTCGTGCTCTCGATCGTGACCGTCCTCGGCATCGCGTTCTTCTGGGGCGTCTGA
- a CDS encoding ATP-binding cassette domain-containing protein codes for MTILETRSLTRVVDGDRIVDDVSVAVAESEVLVVVGPSGAGKSSLLRLLNRLDEPTEGTVLLEGTDYRSIPPQTLRQRVGLVPQDPALVPGTVSENVARSALLRDEPVDDAAVGRLLERLGLEGYAERDVADLSGGEQQRVAIARTLYNEPDVLLLDEPTSHLDSASEERVETLLAELIRDLDLTVVMVTHDEPQARRLADRVLSLRDGRVDRLGPVAEVLA; via the coding sequence ATGACGATACTCGAGACGCGGAGCCTGACGCGGGTCGTCGACGGCGACCGGATCGTCGACGACGTCTCCGTCGCGGTGGCCGAATCCGAGGTGCTGGTCGTGGTCGGTCCCTCGGGCGCGGGCAAGTCGTCGCTGCTCCGACTGCTCAACCGACTCGACGAACCCACGGAGGGAACGGTGCTACTCGAGGGGACGGACTACCGGTCGATCCCGCCGCAGACGCTCCGACAGCGAGTCGGCCTCGTACCGCAGGACCCCGCGCTGGTTCCCGGAACCGTCTCGGAAAACGTCGCCCGAAGCGCCCTGCTCCGCGACGAGCCGGTCGACGACGCCGCCGTCGGCCGACTGCTCGAGCGCCTCGGCCTCGAGGGGTACGCCGAGCGCGACGTTGCGGACCTCTCGGGCGGCGAGCAACAGCGCGTCGCCATCGCTCGGACCCTCTACAACGAGCCCGACGTACTTCTGCTCGACGAGCCGACCTCGCACCTCGATTCCGCGTCCGAGGAGCGCGTCGAGACCCTCCTCGCGGAGCTCATCCGCGACCTCGATCTCACCGTCGTGATGGTCACCCACGACGAGCCACAGGCCCGGCGACTCGCCGACCGGGTGCTGTCGCTCCGCGACGGACGCGTCGATCGCCTCGGGCCGGTCGCGGAGGTGCTCGCTTGA
- a CDS encoding ABC transporter permease — MAALSSAAEFGAQFADPVLRRGLGQVAVAAVLAALVVGLSHLRGLSLERELGVALVRGFVQIVAMGSIVGLLLTAEFVWSIVILLGMMTGATWISKNRGEGLPGVIRVSFVAIVVGSGLVISTMALAGAIETTVRNLVPVGSMIIANAMKANSLALDRFKNEIEDNRTEIEAGLALGAPPHAVVSRHIKTGVRASLIPTIDSLKSLGWVWIPGIMAGMILGGENPLYAALYQFVIMAMIFAAGGLTSMTSSLLIGKYVFTDAEQLKRIDGESA; from the coding sequence ATGGCGGCGCTGTCGTCGGCCGCCGAGTTCGGCGCGCAGTTTGCCGACCCCGTCCTCCGCAGGGGACTCGGACAGGTCGCCGTCGCGGCCGTCCTCGCCGCGCTCGTGGTCGGCCTCTCGCATCTCCGCGGGCTCTCGCTCGAGCGGGAACTCGGCGTCGCGCTCGTCCGCGGGTTCGTCCAGATCGTGGCGATGGGGTCGATCGTCGGCCTCCTGCTCACCGCCGAGTTCGTGTGGAGCATCGTCATCCTCCTCGGAATGATGACCGGCGCGACCTGGATCTCGAAGAACCGCGGCGAGGGGCTTCCGGGAGTGATCCGGGTCTCGTTCGTCGCGATCGTCGTCGGCTCGGGGCTGGTCATCTCCACGATGGCACTCGCGGGGGCGATCGAGACTACCGTGCGCAATCTGGTCCCCGTCGGGAGCATGATCATCGCCAACGCGATGAAGGCGAACTCGCTCGCGCTGGACCGGTTCAAAAACGAGATCGAGGACAACCGGACCGAGATCGAGGCCGGCCTCGCGCTCGGCGCGCCGCCTCATGCAGTCGTCTCGAGACACATCAAGACCGGCGTTCGGGCGTCGCTGATCCCGACCATCGACTCGCTGAAGAGCCTCGGTTGGGTCTGGATCCCGGGCATCATGGCGGGGATGATCCTCGGCGGCGAGAACCCGCTGTATGCCGCGCTCTACCAGTTCGTCATCATGGCGATGATATTCGCCGCGGGCGGGCTGACGAGTATGACCAGCAGCCTGCTGATCGGCAAGTACGTCTTCACCGACGCCGAGCAGCTAAAGCGGATCGACGGGGAATCCGCGTAG
- a CDS encoding inorganic phosphate transporter, which translates to MNAEPLLIVGILTAIFVGYNIGGSTTGPAFGPAVGANVITKVMAAGLMSIFFFLGAYTIGPKVVMTLGEKLVTDTSIFTLRSNVAVLFFIGGALFVGNYAGVPASTSMTAVGAIAALGFATGELNWNELGEIAVWWIVAPILGFWVAGVVGRYFYPQINAWIAIESKQGGRPMVSIDRSGVVPRLRFGADADRREITGALVVVGIGCLMGFASGTSNIANAIAPIYGTGDIDMIPLILIGSAAVAVGCFTIARRTLDTLGNDITNLPLTAAIVVAVISSGIVIGLSSIGIPASFVVIATMSIVGLGWGRATRTTTLSGVRAGEETRVSVGALTAEEEGERSPEIGEEDVEDIPKASDLFDPSTTARVILMQNVVPAISTIGAYLTFRFVPIFGF; encoded by the coding sequence GTGAACGCGGAACCGCTGCTCATTGTCGGCATTCTGACTGCAATCTTCGTCGGCTACAACATCGGCGGCTCGACGACCGGTCCTGCGTTCGGTCCGGCCGTCGGTGCGAACGTGATCACGAAGGTGATGGCCGCCGGCTTGATGTCGATCTTCTTCTTTCTCGGAGCCTATACGATCGGTCCGAAGGTGGTCATGACGCTCGGCGAGAAACTCGTTACCGACACCTCTATCTTCACGCTGCGCTCGAACGTCGCCGTGCTCTTTTTCATCGGCGGCGCGCTGTTCGTCGGTAACTACGCCGGCGTCCCCGCCTCGACGTCGATGACCGCCGTCGGCGCGATCGCCGCGCTGGGCTTTGCGACCGGCGAACTCAACTGGAACGAGCTCGGCGAGATCGCCGTCTGGTGGATCGTCGCGCCGATCCTCGGGTTCTGGGTGGCCGGCGTGGTCGGTCGGTACTTCTATCCACAGATCAACGCCTGGATCGCTATCGAAAGCAAGCAGGGCGGTCGACCGATGGTCTCGATCGATCGATCCGGGGTCGTCCCGCGACTCCGGTTCGGCGCCGACGCCGACCGCCGGGAGATCACCGGCGCGCTCGTCGTCGTCGGGATCGGCTGTCTCATGGGCTTCGCCTCGGGGACGAGTAACATCGCCAACGCGATCGCGCCGATCTACGGCACCGGTGACATCGATATGATCCCGCTGATCCTGATCGGCTCGGCGGCGGTCGCGGTCGGCTGCTTTACGATCGCTCGCCGCACCCTCGATACGCTGGGCAACGACATCACGAACCTCCCGTTGACCGCGGCGATCGTCGTCGCCGTCATCAGTTCCGGGATCGTCATCGGCCTCTCGTCGATCGGGATCCCCGCGAGTTTCGTCGTCATCGCGACGATGAGCATCGTCGGGCTGGGCTGGGGGCGAGCCACGCGGACGACGACCCTCTCGGGCGTTCGCGCCGGCGAGGAGACCCGCGTCTCCGTCGGCGCGTTGACCGCCGAGGAGGAGGGTGAACGCTCCCCCGAGATCGGCGAGGAGGACGTCGAGGACATCCCGAAGGCCTCGGACCTGTTCGACCCCTCGACGACGGCCCGCGTGATCCTCATGCAGAACGTCGTGCCGGCCATCTCGACGATCGGGGCCTACCTCACGTTCCGGTTCGTACCGATCTTCGGCTTCTGA
- a CDS encoding inorganic phosphate transporter → MVSAILLVGIVVAVFVGFNIGGSSTGIAWGPAVGAGVIGKTSAAALMSIFVFIGGWTVGRNVIDTMGGDIVPAEVFTLQASIVVLFFIGLGMLLANLFGVPVPTSMTAVGAIAGLGLATETLDMVVMGRIVSWWVVTPIIAFWIGGIVGRYVYPHLDRYFEIRQSEGPLLTLERSGLVPTPAMGPGTTGKELTTTILIVVIACYMAFGAGASNVANAVAPLVGSGALDVGGYDGTDLGIAIGALAISLGGFTIARRTMEAVGNDLTELPLLAALIVAVTAASITTFLSAIGIPISLVMATVMTIVGLGWGRASRTASIAGLARGEDTLELSTNVLTQETPDVPKIGQEEPDDVLEADDLVRPDAVARFVAFWIIGPSASAGLAYGFFLFVPL, encoded by the coding sequence ATGGTTTCCGCGATTCTCCTCGTCGGGATCGTCGTGGCCGTCTTCGTCGGGTTCAACATCGGCGGTTCCTCGACTGGGATCGCGTGGGGTCCGGCCGTCGGCGCGGGCGTCATCGGCAAGACATCGGCCGCGGCGCTCATGTCGATTTTCGTCTTCATCGGCGGCTGGACCGTCGGCCGGAACGTCATCGACACGATGGGCGGCGACATCGTCCCGGCGGAGGTCTTCACGCTGCAGGCCAGCATCGTCGTCCTGTTTTTCATCGGGCTGGGGATGCTGCTCGCGAACCTCTTCGGCGTCCCCGTTCCGACGTCGATGACGGCGGTCGGCGCGATCGCCGGCCTCGGGCTGGCGACCGAAACGCTGGACATGGTCGTGATGGGCCGGATCGTCTCGTGGTGGGTCGTCACCCCGATCATCGCCTTCTGGATCGGCGGGATCGTCGGTCGCTACGTCTACCCGCATCTCGACCGCTACTTCGAGATCCGCCAGTCCGAGGGCCCGCTGCTCACCCTCGAGCGCTCCGGTCTCGTTCCCACCCCGGCGATGGGCCCGGGGACGACGGGGAAGGAGCTTACGACGACGATCCTGATCGTCGTCATCGCGTGTTACATGGCCTTCGGCGCGGGCGCGAGCAACGTCGCGAACGCGGTCGCGCCGCTGGTCGGCAGCGGCGCGCTCGACGTCGGCGGCTACGACGGCACGGACCTCGGCATCGCCATCGGCGCGCTCGCGATCAGCCTCGGCGGCTTCACGATCGCCCGCCGGACGATGGAGGCCGTCGGCAACGACCTCACCGAACTCCCGCTGCTGGCGGCGCTGATCGTCGCCGTCACCGCCGCCTCGATCACCACCTTCCTCTCGGCGATCGGCATCCCGATCAGCCTCGTGATGGCGACCGTAATGACCATCGTCGGGCTGGGCTGGGGCCGGGCCAGCCGCACCGCCAGCATCGCCGGGCTCGCACGCGGCGAGGACACGCTCGAGCTCTCGACGAACGTCCTGACACAGGAGACGCCCGACGTGCCCAAAATCGGCCAGGAAGAACCGGACGATGTCCTCGAGGCGGACGATCTAGTCAGACCGGACGCCGTCGCGCGGTTCGTCGCGTTCTGGATCATCGGCCCCTCGGCCTCGGCCGGGCTGGCGTACGGGTTCTTCCTCTTCGTGCCGCTGTAA
- the fer gene encoding ferredoxin Fer has protein sequence MPTVEYLNYEVLDDQGWDMDDDDLFGQAADAGLDEEDYGTLDVAEGEYILEAAEAQGYDWPFSCRAGACANCAAIVFEGEIDMDMQQILSDEEVEEKNVRLTCIGSAETDEVKIVYNAKHLDYLQNRVI, from the coding sequence ATGCCCACGGTAGAATACCTCAACTACGAAGTACTGGACGACCAGGGCTGGGACATGGACGACGACGACCTCTTCGGGCAGGCCGCAGACGCCGGCCTCGACGAGGAGGACTACGGCACGCTCGACGTCGCCGAGGGCGAATACATCCTCGAGGCGGCCGAGGCTCAGGGCTACGATTGGCCGTTCTCGTGTCGCGCCGGTGCCTGTGCGAACTGTGCAGCGATCGTCTTCGAGGGCGAGATCGACATGGACATGCAGCAGATCCTCTCGGACGAGGAGGTCGAGGAGAAGAACGTCCGTCTGACCTGTATCGGATCGGCCGAGACCGACGAGGTCAAGATCGTCTACAACGCAAAGCACCTCGACTACCTGCAGAACCGCGTCATTTAA
- a CDS encoding metalloregulator ArsR/SmtB family transcription factor — MGQATDRLQRYLEDELDACREEDVERRLGELETLEAAIGAERVETELDVLSALANETRYTLVRVLVAAEAELCVCELQAVVDVTESGLSHALSQLVDAGLVDGRKDGRWKKYRATNRAVALVTVLEGTVHE; from the coding sequence ATGGGACAAGCCACGGACCGATTACAACGCTATCTCGAGGATGAACTCGACGCGTGTCGCGAGGAGGACGTCGAACGGCGGCTGGGTGAACTCGAGACGCTCGAGGCGGCGATCGGCGCGGAGCGGGTCGAGACGGAGCTCGACGTGCTCTCGGCGCTGGCAAACGAGACGCGGTACACGCTCGTCCGCGTCCTCGTCGCGGCCGAGGCGGAACTCTGTGTCTGCGAGCTACAGGCGGTCGTCGACGTGACCGAGAGCGGGCTCAGTCACGCGCTCTCGCAACTCGTCGACGCCGGACTCGTCGACGGCCGGAAGGACGGCCGCTGGAAGAAGTACCGGGCGACCAACCGTGCCGTCGCCCTCGTGACCGTCCTCGAAGGGACTGTTCATGAGTAA
- the arsB gene encoding ACR3 family arsenite efflux transporter: protein MSNATHEHGPDCGCESCGDPSSMDFLDKYLTVWIFAAMAVGVGLGSFVPPVTEPIRDLHLVEIGLVAMMYPPLAKADYSRLPTVFSNWRVLGLSLVQNWLIGPTLMFGLAVFFFSGLVPGLPARPEYFLGLVFIGMARCIAMVLVWNELAEGSTEYVTGLVAFNSLFQIVTYGVYVWFFGLFLPPLLGMESLVAGITTFDVSPVQVFRAIVVFLGIPFAGGLLTRYVGTRTRGEEWYDEAFIPTIDPLTLVALLFTVIVMFATQGENIVAAPGDVLLIAVPLTIYFVVMFFVSFGMGRGIGADYSTTTAIGFTAASNNFELAIAVAVAVFGVGSGVAFATVVGPLIEVPVLLALVNVALYFQRRFDWRGFDTGNLEPTTADSPTDD from the coding sequence ATGAGTAACGCGACCCACGAGCACGGGCCGGACTGCGGCTGCGAGAGCTGCGGTGACCCGAGTTCGATGGACTTTCTGGACAAGTATCTCACCGTGTGGATCTTCGCGGCGATGGCTGTCGGCGTCGGCCTCGGCTCGTTCGTCCCGCCGGTGACCGAGCCGATCCGAGACCTCCACCTCGTGGAGATCGGGCTCGTGGCGATGATGTATCCGCCGTTGGCGAAGGCGGATTACTCGCGGCTCCCGACAGTGTTCAGCAACTGGCGCGTGCTCGGGCTGAGCCTCGTCCAGAACTGGCTGATCGGCCCGACGCTGATGTTCGGGCTCGCGGTGTTCTTCTTCAGCGGGCTCGTCCCCGGCCTGCCGGCCCGCCCCGAGTACTTCCTCGGACTCGTGTTCATCGGGATGGCCCGGTGTATCGCGATGGTGCTCGTCTGGAACGAACTCGCGGAGGGGTCGACCGAGTACGTGACCGGTCTCGTAGCGTTCAACAGTCTCTTCCAGATCGTCACCTACGGGGTGTACGTCTGGTTCTTCGGCCTCTTCCTCCCGCCGCTGCTCGGCATGGAGTCGCTCGTCGCCGGGATCACGACCTTCGACGTCTCGCCCGTGCAGGTCTTCAGAGCCATCGTCGTCTTCCTCGGCATTCCCTTCGCCGGCGGATTGCTCACTCGCTACGTCGGCACCCGAACGAGAGGCGAGGAGTGGTACGACGAGGCGTTCATCCCGACGATCGATCCCCTGACGCTGGTCGCCCTGCTGTTTACCGTCATCGTCATGTTCGCCACGCAGGGCGAGAACATCGTCGCCGCGCCGGGCGACGTCCTGCTGATCGCGGTGCCGCTGACGATCTACTTCGTCGTCATGTTCTTCGTGAGCTTCGGGATGGGTCGCGGTATCGGTGCCGATTACTCGACGACGACCGCGATCGGCTTCACCGCGGCTTCGAACAACTTCGAACTGGCAATCGCCGTCGCCGTGGCGGTGTTCGGCGTCGGTTCCGGTGTCGCCTTCGCGACCGTCGTCGGCCCGCTCATCGAGGTCCCCGTGTTGCTCGCGCTGGTTAACGTCGCGCTGTACTTCCAGCGCCGCTTCGACTGGCGTGGCTTCGACACCGGCAACCTCGAGCCGACGACGGCCGACTCACCGACCGACGACTAA